Proteins from one Bradyrhizobium amphicarpaeae genomic window:
- a CDS encoding phosphonopyruvate decarboxylase, whose product MHAHADAADTAPNWPDDIFATLQRFDVRQVPYVPDAGHSKLIQRVLASSTMRGIPLTTEEEGVALLAGAWAGGQRGVLLMQSSGVGNCINMLSLIPILRFPFLTLVTMRGEWGEFNPWQVPMGSTTQGVFELSGVQVLRASNAAEVPAVLEAAASQAYNALTPTAVLLSQRLIGAKVFTK is encoded by the coding sequence ATGCACGCCCACGCTGATGCCGCCGACACGGCCCCGAACTGGCCGGACGATATCTTCGCGACCCTGCAACGCTTCGACGTCAGGCAGGTGCCTTATGTGCCGGATGCCGGCCATTCGAAACTGATCCAGCGCGTGCTGGCGTCGTCCACCATGCGTGGCATTCCGCTCACCACGGAGGAGGAGGGCGTGGCGCTGCTCGCCGGCGCCTGGGCCGGCGGCCAGCGCGGCGTCCTGCTGATGCAGTCGAGCGGTGTCGGCAATTGCATCAACATGCTGTCGCTGATCCCGATTCTGCGCTTTCCCTTCCTCACGCTGGTGACCATGCGCGGCGAATGGGGCGAGTTCAATCCTTGGCAGGTGCCGATGGGATCGACCACGCAAGGCGTGTTCGAGCTCTCCGGCGTCCAGGTGCTGCGCGCCTCGAACGCGGCCGAGGTGCCGGCCGTGCTGGAAGCGGCTGCATCGCAAGCCTACAATGCGCTCACGCCCACCGCCGTCCTCCTGTCGCAGCGCCTGATCGGCGCCAAGGTTTTCACCAAATGA
- a CDS encoding thiamine pyrophosphate-dependent enzyme has translation MSKANLLDRRQVVSTLLADRKDVVAIGGLGASTNDMCAAGDHARNFYLWGGMGGAAMIGLGLALAQPKLPVLVITGDGEMLMGLGSLATIGLQKPANLSIAVLDNEAYGETGGQTSHTSAAADLVGVARACGIKDSQSISTMAEVEAFSTAVHDVSAGPRFANMKIDSASLERILPTRDGTYILNRIRGDLGFQPI, from the coding sequence ATGAGCAAGGCCAATCTCCTCGACCGCCGCCAGGTGGTGTCCACGCTGCTGGCGGACCGCAAGGACGTCGTCGCGATCGGCGGCCTCGGTGCCTCCACCAACGACATGTGCGCAGCCGGCGACCACGCCCGCAACTTCTACCTCTGGGGCGGCATGGGGGGGGCTGCGATGATCGGTCTGGGCCTTGCTCTGGCGCAGCCGAAGCTGCCGGTGCTGGTCATCACCGGCGACGGCGAAATGCTGATGGGCCTCGGCAGCCTGGCTACCATCGGCCTGCAGAAGCCGGCGAACCTGTCGATCGCAGTGCTCGACAACGAGGCCTATGGCGAGACCGGCGGCCAGACCAGCCACACCTCGGCCGCCGCCGACCTCGTCGGAGTCGCCAGGGCCTGCGGCATCAAGGACAGCCAGTCGATCTCGACCATGGCCGAGGTCGAGGCCTTCTCTACGGCCGTCCACGACGTCTCGGCCGGGCCGCGCTTTGCCAATATGAAGATCGACAGCGCCAGCCTGGAGCGAATTCTGCCGACCCGA